TCAAACTAACTACCTGTAAGAAGGAAAGGAAGGTGAAGGGGAGGGTCGAGGGTATAGTTTCATaaagaagaggaaaaaaaaacatttaagcaCGCTCCCCGCGAATGCGACGTGCCAGCTGGATGTCTTTGGGCATGATGGTGACACGCTTGGCATGGATGGCACACAGGTTGGTGTCCTCAAACAGACCCACCAGGTAAGCCTCGCTCGCCTCCTAAAGATGGATGTATACATTGATGCATTTATTTGAGATTACATTGACCACGTTATTTACCTTATCAACTGTGAGTGACGCGTACCTGCAGAGCTCCAATGGCTGCGCTCTGGAAACGCAGATCCGTCTTGAAGTCCTGGGCGATTTCTCTCACCAGGCGCTGGAAGGGCAGCTTGCGAATCAGAAGCTCTGTGGACTTCTGGTAACGACGGATCTCACGCAGAGCCACAGTACCGGGCCTTGAGAAGACAGGAGATTCAAAGTTTTCTGTTTTATTGTGAACTTATGACTTGTATTTGACttgacttacacacacacacacacacacacgtgtgtgtatgtatatatatatatatatatatatatatatatatatatatatatatatacacacatacatacatatatacatacaaacacatatgtatatacatatatatatatatatacacatacatacatgtatgtatgtatgtgtatatatatatatatatatatatatacatacatacacttatatatatatatatacacacacgtatgtgcatatatgtatgtatgtatgtatatgtacgtatgtaaatGTTCATGTGTGTattcatatgtaaatatatatatacacatatatatacatatgtgcatatatatgtatgtatgtatatgtacgtatatatgtaaatatatatatacacacacacacaccgtatatTGCTAGAAAATTAGATAAAGCAAAGACTAGTATGACATTTTGCATAGCTAGGGGGGCTATTGCTATAAGGCTTACGTCAATGTCGTCTGTCTTGGCAAAAAATTGTGACGTTTGTCGCCTCTCAATTACGAATAGGTCAGATGAACGAGACTTCTATGTTCAAACTGGAGTCGCATTGGAATCATATACACTTATGGAAAAGGCCTAGGAtggatttggaaaaaaaacagaattatCCTATCCATTAGAACAGGGGTCCCTAAACTTTTTGAGCCGGGGCCGCATTCGGTTAAAACAAATTTGGCcgagggccgggctgtgtgtgtatgtatgtatgtatgtatgtatgtgtatatatgtatatatatatatatatatatatatatatatgtatatttatttatatatatatatatatatatatatatacatatatggttttttaatgttttgtttttttcgcgcaataattgactgaaagagcatgcacatTGCCGGtggtgtcacgttatcgatgggaaaatgcatttttagacaatatgatttgcctgagcgactaggagacaccgaaagtaacaagcagtagaaaatggattagaaaggtcagattaaaaaataataataataataacttaggaattcccacgggccggattttggatactGGCGGGCgggatttggcccgcgggccatagtttgcaTTAGAATATCAACTACAGGTCACATATAAacaaagctttcagcacataagaTCCATAGTTACATTTTGTAAAGATGgggaaacaaaataaacatacaaaattaaaaaattacattCAGTGTGAACATTAGCTAGATCATGGGTGTCCAAACCAATTTTATTGAGGCCACGTTGCAATTTTGGCTGCTCTAAGAGGGTCGTATGTACCATTgaatatgtatgaatataaacGTATAGCCCTGTTAACCAATTTGCATTGGCAATTGTGTTTTTTACTAACCAATTGATGGTTAATTTCCTTTGAAATCGTACATAAAATTCACAagcccttttatttattttatgtattatttaagtatttattttgatgGCTACGCAATTGTGTGCAGTAtatgttttctgtcaaaattggaaGAACAAATATATTCAGCAAAAATTGGCAGCGTATGATTATGTCATTTAATTTCCTTCTCCTTTATTCAACTATTTTTAAactgcatatgacaactgaaagtatttatctacatgtttttattttcattgaattatgatcattttatGAGAATTTCATTTTTATTGAGGATTTGAATTGCCTTCTTgtaattgtatgtatttataaagAACTTAGAATAGCTTTTTtatgaattgtgctctataaataaactttccacaatatgaaatacaaaaaaaccccAATGTGTTTTTGGTTAAAAATCAATAACTGAATCGAAAAAAACAGTTTGATCTTCATGTTCTAtttaatatacaaaaaaaaaattcagctcaaacaaaaaacatgttaaaaactGATTATTTTCTGACACTATAAGTTACTACTTAAAGACAAGTCAACGGACTGGCCCGTAGGGGAAAAAACTGTGGTGTTGTATCCTTTGTCAGAAAGATCAGATCACAGATCAATGCTTCTATATATTAATGCAGCAAACAACACCACACagggttttttttcttcctacaaGCTATTCAGCGGTCTTGTCTTTAAACAGCAACTTCCACTGTCGGGATATGACAAAACATCTGTTTTGGTCAGTTTTTTCATtactgctatatgaactataaaataaagttgcaataaataaaaataataacataaaaaatacctatcaatcaatgtttgtatTTCATTCTCCGTTCATTAGACAAAAATACAATGACCCAAACATACACAAACCCTGGAAGTGCTTAATTGATGCAACTTTTTTGTGGGCTACATAAAAAGGGATCATGTTCAAGCAATTTTTATTGTCATCATTCTTCATTTTAATACACAAGATGACGCAATGTTGCTTGGTCAGTGACTGCAATAGTATATGTCATAATGAAATGTAAACACCATGATAAATGgcaaggaaatcaaatagtgcatgttgttgccaggcTCTCACCTGTAGCGATGGGGCTTCTTCACGCCCCCAGTGGAAGGTGCACTCTTGCGGGCAGCCTTTGTGGCCAGCTGCTTACGTGGAGCTTTGCCTCCAGTGGACTTACGAGCAGTCTGTTTGGTACGGGCCATTGCTACTTAAGGATCAGAGCTGAGAATACAGAAGAATTTCAGTTAATGTCGATAAAtgcaaataaagacaactttaaacGTGTATTGTTGATATGGAGGTTATAAAATAATAAAGGTAGTAGTTTACACAAGAGTATAAAAGTTACTTCTCAGATTACGTTTTTGTGCTTTACGAAACGTATGTTTTGAGTTTCAGCGACTGTTTTAAACAACGACTTGCTTGCGTCATAAATGACAAGGCAGGCGTCCAATCAGCAGAGAGCTTGAGGCCTGTTGTGGACCCTTCGACCAATGATAGGAGGATTGAGGAAACCCCGCCCATTGCGCACAGACGAGGGTGTGCTCGTTTCGATGTACACTTCGTCCCTGTCAAGCACTAGCGTAGATTTTCCAATTCAGAATGAGCTATTTTAGAAGTAAACCAAGCGACACCGCCCCTTTCGGATGTCCCGTCCGAAGAAACGAACACAACCGAACATAATGGCTGGTTACTGGCATGAAGGACCGAAACGGGAAGGAAAACTCGCTCCAGCGATCGCATCGCTGCTGTTAAAACCGTCGAATTGTGTAAAATACACGGCATTAAAGTGGAATGTTATTTTTGTAGACGACGCCAGACATGTTAGGGATTCGCTTAGTGGACAATATTTTGTCAGATGACCCCTAACTCGAGGCGCTTTTCCAAGTTAAAGTGGAGCAGACGCGCGTGTTTTTCAGGTTTCTGGCCGAGCAGGAAGATAAAGGCTCGACTGATCGCCTTTTTCTTTTTCCATCGAAAATCAACGAAAAAACTCATCCATCCGAAAACATGAACCACACTAAACGACACATTGACGTTTTAGTGAAAACATGACACTTACCTTTGGAAACTTGGTGAGGAATGTGAGCTTTAAATCGGGGTTTAATTTCTTGAGTCTTCTTACGCGTTGTTCTCGCAACAAAATGAAGGGAGGGGAGAAAAAGGCGAAAGAAAATAAGAGCGCGTTTGGAGGCAAGTTTCCCATGAtgcatttggagaaaaaaaacagacaCGCTTGCTGTAACAAGATTGCCAAACACATAAACACATTTAGTTCATcgtatattttaaaaatgttttattttatttttgctaatACAAGAAAATAAACACCAAATTCCTTTTTCTTTGGGAAGTGGGGGCAACATTAGTAACTTAATCAGGCTTTTTTAATACGAatcaaaatacatatatttacattttgttatgttataaacacacatatatccaACCTAAAATGGCACTTGTGGATTTGTATCAGGTCTTATTTATAAACACACGCCATATTTTCTGGTAGATAGTTGAAAATAATGGTCAAAGCTCTGAGAAAGACGAAACATTAAAAACAGTGACTGAGGCGTTAACTTTTTTAGTATTTACAAGTTATATAGCAGTTACAGTATAACACCTCTAAGTGGCGCTAGTGAGCATTCTGGTTTTGTATCAGGTCTTATTTATAAACACACGCCATATTTTCTGGTAGATAGTTGAAAAATAATGGTCAAAGCTCTGAGAAAGACGAAACAtggatccatccattcattctcaaaataaacttacttatgaaatatgacttacttcaccaattattattatttatttattttttattgtgattacttatggagtatattgtgaataaattgtgaacaggaagtgaacaaaaagatttagcaactgttatgtaaaagaaaaggggtaggattaaataagctctgcttcttcctactcctattcaaacatattgaaaagagaaactggaaattgtgatgtatcatgttgtatgcttgcatgttccaaaaaaactcaaactcaaactcaacattAAGAAAGCGACTGAGGCGTTAACTTTTTTTGTATTACCAAGTTATATAGCAGTTACAGTATAACACCTCTAAGTAGCGCTAGTGAGCACTTCTGGATTTGTATCAGGTCTTATTTATAAACACACGCCATATTTTCTGGTAGATAGTTGAAAATAATGGTTA
The genomic region above belongs to Nerophis lumbriciformis linkage group LG30, RoL_Nlum_v2.1, whole genome shotgun sequence and contains:
- the LOC133572546 gene encoding histone H3.3A; its protein translation is MARTKQTARKSTGGKAPRKQLATKAARKSAPSTGGVKKPHRYRPGTVALREIRRYQKSTELLIRKLPFQRLVREIAQDFKTDLRFQSAAIGALQEASEAYLVGLFEDTNLCAIHAKRVTIMPKDIQLARRIRGERA